In the genome of Populus alba chromosome 11, ASM523922v2, whole genome shotgun sequence, one region contains:
- the LOC118031527 gene encoding trans-resveratrol di-O-methyltransferase has translation MDVDQGNGVSELFKAQCHLYKHIYYFIESMSLKCAVQLGIPDVIQKNNQPISLQQLVSALNFPESKANFLQRLMRVLVHSGFFETIKIHDHQEEVEEGYALTSSSKLLLKDSPISLSPVVLTMLDPVLMNPWFSLGEWIQGKERTPFETYHGMSFGEYGKRNFKFINNLNEGMTSDSKLVSLVVKEHKEIFESVDSLVDVGGGTGTLARSIADAYPHMKCTVLDLPQVVANLPESENLKFVGGDMFKSIPSADAIIIKSVLLNWCDEDCIKILKRCREAIPSKDDGGKLVLVEMVINDQKDEQELTKTRLFVDMEMMLLCNGRGRNEIEWKKLFLEAGFGHYKITATSGLNSIIEVYP, from the exons ATGGATGTAGATCAAGGGAATGGAGTCAGTGAGCTGTTTAAGGCTCAATGTCACCTTTATAAACATATCTACTACTTCATAGAATCAATGTCACTAAAATGTGCTGTTCAGCTTGGCATACCTGATGTGATCCAAAAAAACAACCAGCCCATTTCCCTTCAACAGTTGGTTTCAGCCCTAAATTTTCCTGAATCAAAAGCAAATTTCCTGCAGCGCCTTATGCGCGTACTGGTGCATTCCGGTTTCTTTGAGACAATCAAAATCCATGATCACCAAGAAGAAGTCGAAGAAGGTTATGCTCTCACTTCTTCTTCTAAGCTCCTGCTCAAAGATAGCCCCATCAGCCTGTCCCCAGTTGTTCTCACAATGCTAGATCCTGTGTTGATGAATCCATGGTTTTCTCTAGGCGAGTGGATCCAAGGGAAGGAGCGTACACCATTTGAAACTTACCATGGAATGAGCTTTGGGGAATATGGGAAGAGAAACTTCAAATTTATCAACAACTTGAATGAAGGAATGACTAGTGATTCCAAATTGGTGAGTTTGGTTGTTAAAGAGCATAAGGAAATTTTCGAGTCAGTGGATTCACTGGTTGATGTAGGGGGTGGCACTGGAACTCTTGCTAGGAGCATAGCTGATGCATACCCCCATATGAAATGCACAGTCTTGGACCTCCCACAAGTTGTTGCCAACTTGCCAGAAAGtgaaaacttgaaatttgtTGGAGGTGACATGTTCAAGTCCATCCCTTCTGCAGATGCAATTATCATCAAG TCTGTTTTGCTTAACTGGTGTGATGAGGACTGCATAAAGATATTGAAGCGATGCAGAGAAGCAATCCCAAGCAAAGATGATGGAGGAAAACTTGTGCTCGTAGAAATGGTGATTAACGACCAGAAAGATGAACAGGAACTGACCAAAACAAGGCTCTTTGTTGACATGGAAATGATGCTCTTATGCAACGGAAGGGGAAGAAATGAGATAGAATGGAAGAAACTCTTCCTGGAGGCTGGCTTTGGTCACTACAAAATCACAGCCACTTCTGGTTTAAATTCTATTATTGAGGTGTATCCTTGA
- the LOC118031528 gene encoding uncharacterized protein yields MLSIDFHKEYLDLVLVPCGLLIMFAYHLFLLYRYHKHPGTTIFDLENEDKKLWVQRVLQGAESDINRAVTVISSDTNIATYLATVSLTLSSLIGTWLGSSSNNNILESKRIYGDTRPFTIFIKNVCLLVAFLIAFSCFVQAAKNLVHANYLLSSPDKKRAAKKIEFAVRKGGELSFFGLRALYFALNMLLWFFGPIPMFVASIVMVIVLYYHDIHTVLLHDLYCELHCQKSRAQGASGSFSY; encoded by the exons ATGTTAAGCATAGATTTCCATAAGGAGTACCTTGATCTGGTCTTAGTCCCCTGTGGGCTTCTGATCATGTTTGCCTATCATCTGTTCCTTCTTTACAGATACCACAAACATCCTGGCACTACCATCTTTGACCTGGAGAACGAGGACAAGAAACTTTGGGTTCAAAGAGTTCTGCAG GGTGCTGAAAGTGATATTAACAGAGCTGTAACTGTGATTTCGAGCGACACAAACATAGCGACTTACTTAGCCACCGTCTCTTTGACTCTCAGTTCTCTTATTGGAACTTGGCTTGGAAGTAGTTCTAATAATAATATCCTTGAAAGCAAGAGAATTTACGGTGACACGAGGCCATTCACCATTTTCATCAAGAACGTCTGCCTCCTCGTCGCTTTTCTTATtgctttttcatgttttgttcaAGCAGCAAAGAACTTGGTTCATGCAAATTATCTACTGAGCTCCCCGGACAAGAAGAGGGCAGCGAAGAAAATTGAGTTTGCGGTTAGGAAAGGAGGTGAACTTTCCTTTTTCGGGCTCAGAGCTCTTTACTTTGCTCTTAACATGCTCCTTTGGTTTTTCGGTCCAATACCCATGTTTGTTGCCTCTATTGTTATGGTGATAGTCCTATATTACCATGACATTCATACAGTTTTATTGCATGATCTCTATTGTGAGCTACATTGTCAGAAGAGCAGGGCACAAGGCGCCAGTGGCAGCTTTAGCTATTGA